GTCCCAGATGCGTTCTTTATTACAACCACGATAGATAATCCGGTGGAAGTCTTCATCCAGCTCAAAAAGTCGGAGGAAATTTTTTTCTTCCAAGCAAATTTCCTGTAAAGCAAGGTTGGAGCGCAACTCGAAAACCAATTCCTCAGGAAACTGCTGACAGGCAAGCCTTAAGATTTCCTTTTCCAGGATTCGACGCATGAAACGAGCTTCTTCCACTCGTTCCATGTCTATCAATGAGACCATGGTGCCTTTTTGAGGGTAGGTTTCAAGAAGTCCCTCGTGGGCGAGTTTTATGAAAGCTTCTCGCACCGGTGTGCGACTGACAGAGAGTGTTTCTGCAATTTGCTGTTCAGTAATAACTTGCCCGGGTTTCAGATGAAGAAGAATAATATTTGTCTTAAGGGATTTATATGCAGCTTCTCGAGCAGAAGAGCTTTGTTTCCTAATTAGATGGAAATTGCTCACTTCCCTCTCTCCAATCCTTTGGTGGTTTTTATTTTAGCATGCTACCATACTGATATACAAGACCAAGCAACGTAAACCCTTCCAGCTGCTTCACCTTGTATAGGAGTAGTTTTCAAAATTATCTGTGTTTGTTGGAGTACTGGT
This portion of the Thermatribacter velox genome encodes:
- a CDS encoding GntR family transcriptional regulator, translating into MSNFHLIRKQSSSAREAAYKSLKTNIILLHLKPGQVITEQQIAETLSVSRTPVREAFIKLAHEGLLETYPQKGTMVSLIDMERVEEARFMRRILEKEILRLACQQFPEELVFELRSNLALQEICLEEKNFLRLFELDEDFHRIIYRGCNKERIWDLVSQISADFKRIRVLKLSSSINVKEVVKQHQEILSTILKQETSRIDNLVEEHLHTRDSKLKSLYKLYPEYFKTGGDKESKSFF